Proteins co-encoded in one Aphelocoma coerulescens isolate FSJ_1873_10779 chromosome 21, UR_Acoe_1.0, whole genome shotgun sequence genomic window:
- the LOC138121416 gene encoding transcription factor HES-5-like, with product MAPSTVFLEPDNLLTPKEKNKLRKPVVEKMRRDRINSSIEQLKLLLEKEFQRHQPNSKLEKADILEMTVSYLKQQSQLQMKTAGSFHKSSQFDFREGYSRCLQEAFHFLSLHKVRTETQTKLLSHFQKSQSAAPEVSFSPGNTGALKQVSPKDSSPLWRPW from the exons ATGGCTCCCAGCACCGTTTTCTTGGAGCCCGACAACCTGCTGACAccgaaggagaaaaacaaa CTGAGGAAGCCGGTGGTGGAGAAAATGCGCCGGGACCGGATTAACAGCAGCATCGAGCAGCTGAAACTGCTCCTGGAGAAGGAGTTTCAGAGGCACCAGCCCAACTCCAAGCTGGAGAAAGCCGACATCCTGGAGATGACTGTCAGCTACCTGaagcagcagagccagctgcAGATGAAGA CTGCAGGATCCTTCCATAAAAGCTCCCAGTTTGACTTCAGAGAGGGCTATTCCAGGTGTCTGCAAGAAGCTTTCCATTTCCTCTCTCTCCACAAAGTCCGAACTGAAACACAGACCAAACTTTTAAGCCACTTCCAGAAGAGCCAGTCAGCTGCTCCAGAGGTCTCCTTCTCCCCCGGGAACACCGGTGCCCTGAAGCAAGTGTCTCCAAAGGACAGCAGCCCTCTCTGGAGACCCTGGTAG